CAGGCCAGTGGCCGAGTTCTGTGGGTGACGGCCCCCACTGGTCCCGGGGGAAATGGGAGAGGCAGGGCTTGCTGAGGAGGAGCCGGCCGGTGCCGGGTGAAGGCTGGCAGTGACGGAAGGAGGGGGCCGGTGGCCGCACAGGAGGCCCTGGGGGGACCTGGGAGGACCCGGGGCCCTGGCTGGGCGCCTGGGAAGCCACAGCCCACAGCAGCCTCGGGGGTGAGACGGGCCAAGCCAGGAAGCGCAGAGCTGGGGCGATGCTCCCAGGCCCCTGCCAGGGCCCACAGCCCTGGTTCAGGCCTCTGggcccctcctgcctcttccctcGTGGAGGCCGGCGCTGCCGTCGCACACCCAGGCCTCGGGACGGTGACCAGGCCTCCCCGTGGGCGCCCCGTCAGCAGCCACAGCCCCAGCTCTCCGCGACGTCCTTGCTGTCCAGCTGGATGTGGTCGGCGCCCTTCTCGCTGAGCCGCGGGCCGCCGTGCCGCACGACCAGCTCGGTGGCCACCCTCACGAAGGCCTCCTCCACATTGCTTGAGTCCTTGGCCGACGTCTCGATGGCACACAGGATGTCGTAGTGCTCCGCCAGGCCCTGCGCCTCGGCCAGAGGCACCTCCCGCAGCTGCCCGAGGTCCGACTTGTTCCCTGTGGGCAAGCAGGGGTGGCGGTGAGGCAGGCGAGCCTGGGCTCTGCCTCGATTTTAATCCCTCACCccatccttggggcttccctggcggctcagacggtgaagagtatgcctgcaatgtgagacttgggtttgattcctgggctgggaagatcccctggacaagggcaacggtgtccactccagtattcttgcctggagaatcccatggacagaggggcctggtgggctatggtccctggggtcacaatgaatcggacgcgactgaagtcaCTACCCCCTCGTCtaatctcttccttctctgtgcCAGAGACTCGTGTACTTTACTGAATTTTTTCTATGAAATAGAAGCAGCAGAATTGGGCAAAAAGCATGCGGGCCCTTAGAGCTGGAGGCAGCTGCGGGTAGAGACACCAGCTTTCAGCtgcctgctgtgtgaccctggggtgACTCACTCCATCTCGGAGACCTGGCCTGCCCACTCGGGACACCACCTTCTGCAGAGCAGCGACTGATGGACACGGTAAGCTGGCCCCGGGCAGGCCCTCCGTCAACTTTGctgctgttatttagttgctcagtccgactctttgttgaccccatggactgtagcccgccaggctcctctgtccccgggattctccaggcaggaacatggggtgggttgccatgccctcctccaggggatcgatcaaacccaggtctcccgcatcgcagatggattgtttaccgctgagccaccggggtgTGAAGTTACAGAAACCTGGTCGtggtttttttttggtaaaatctcgttattatgtttattattaacCCTCTCCTATTTTAGAGGGGAATTTTTAATCCTCTGTAGGATCATGGGTTTTGATGATTTTGCTCTTCTGATAAGAACAGTGCAGACCACAGCGGCTCTGAGAGCATGCCTCGGCTTCTCCTCTGAGGTCTAAGGGGATTCGTTATATTTTAGGTAATCTGGTCAGCTGCTCCTTGGCCCAGTTTATGCAAGACTTTTTTTAtacttcttggagaaggaaatggcaagccactccagtattcttgcttggaaaatcccatggacagaggagcctcatgggctccagtccatggggtcgcaagagtcggacacgacttggcgactaaagcAAGCGGCTGACTTTCACAGTGTGATCACAGGGACAAGGGCAGGCAGGCGCTGTAAAGACCTGGGGTCCCTGGCGGGCCAGTGGCTAGGGCTCAGCGCGCCCACTGCTGGGGCCAGGCTTCAGTTccaggtcggggaactaagatcctccaagctgtgtggtgtgtctgaaaaacacacacacaaacgcctGGAAGAAAAGCCCTACAACGTGTTTGATAACTGTACACGGCGCAGCAGCCAGTGTCCGTGGAGGGCGCCTGCTTGGCTCCTGATTTCAACAAACGGAAAAGAAAAGCGCACATGGTATTCGTGACCTGACCCCAGGTCGGCTGGCTCGCTGTGCTAGGAGAGGCCAGACGTGGAAACAGCACTGCCATCATACGTTCTAAGCACGTGTGTCTTTTGTAGCTCTGGCTACAACACCCGGAAATGAAATGGCTGTGCTGGGGTCTGCCCCAGAGGACCGCGCGGGGCAGGGACAGAGGCTGAGACGACTGCAGATGGGACCTGCAGGTGGACCCGCGGTGTCTGCCGACCTGGGCTCACCGAGCTACTCCCTCCTCGAGCTTCTGTGAAATGCTCTGTGGGGAAGGTTTTGTTCTAAGTCCTGGATGAAAGGGAGGCATCCAGGCAAGTGGGAGGGCCCCCTtcctgctggggggtggggaacagTCCGGCCCAGCGCACCCACGCTCCAGCCCAGGCCCCTCTGCACAAGCCTGCTGAGAGGAACCAGCCTGAGGCCTGGGACGAGGGCCCCAGGGACACACGTGTGGGCCACAGCTTCCTGAGTCCAGGCCTGGAAGTTGACAcaggaggaaaaggcagaagGCAGAGCACGCCCTGCAGCAGTGGTTCTCAGGTGGGCTCGCCATGGCACCTGGAGCCTGCTAGAAACTCACGTTCACGGGCCCACCCAGACCTCCCAATCAGACGCTTGGAGGGTGTCCGACTTCAGAGAGACCTGGAGGTGGACAGACGCCCACCCAGACCTTCCCGATCAGACgctctgggggtggaggggaggggtccGATTTCAGAGAGACCTGGAGGTGGACAGACACATGAGAAGCCCCTCTGCAGCGGATGACAGAGCAAGCCCCTGAACACAACCAGCCTCCTTCACGTGCTCAGGGGCTGCGTGAATTGGGGAGAAATTACTTCTCATTTCTGAGCCTCCTGACACAGGAGGAGCAGGCAGGGTTCTGAAAAGATGTGTGACAAAGAGGGAAGCAGCCTCGGCCGTGGTGCGGCCATGTGGTGACTGCCTCCAGGCCCCCTCCCCTGGTTCCTGCTTTGGGATGCAACTTTACAGGTGATTAGTAGGAACTGCATCTTCTAGATCACGTTCAGGTCCTGGCTCTGTGCCTGCCTGGCCAAGCTCTGCCCGCCCTTCATTTAcaaaggagacagacagacagacagccgGCCTCACCGATGAGCAGCTGCACGATGTTGGAGCCCGCGTACTTGCGCACGTCCTCGATCCAGTGCGGCACCGACAGGAAGGAGCTCCTCTTGGTGATGTCATAAGCCAGGATGGCCCCGTTGGCGCTGCGGTAGTAGCTCTGCGTGATGGTGCGGAAGCGCTCCTGACCAGCCGTGTCCCAGATCTGCAGCTGGAGAAACGGGGGCCCCGTGAGCCTGCAGGTGCAGGGGACCGGGAGGCCTCGCCCCCAGACCCACCCCCAAAGCACTGCTTCTGCAGGGCAGACCACCGGCAGGTACCGGACAGGACGTGCCAGGAGGTGGACAGGCGGAGAGGTCTCCTGACCTCCTGGAAGGCAGCTCAGCTGCCTGAGCAGGATGGGGCGGACCAAGGAGGGGCaggagccccacccccacctccagagtCCCGGGGGGCAGAAGGGTGGGCTCAGTGCTGAGGCAGGACGTGCACTGGACCCGCGTGGTGCCCCCTCTGCCCTGGACGCCGGCTCACTGCAGGGCCACGACCAGCACCTCCCCCGCCGTGGGgaggcccccagccctggggctcTCTGCTTGGCCTCAGTGGGGCCGGGGACGATGCCAACACTGGGACGGGGGCCTGGGGGAGGCAACAGGCAGTCTGCTCCTGGGGCCTCGGTCATCAGCTGACTCAGCCTGTTAACCCCAATCCCAACTCCAACCGCAACCCCGACCCCAAGCGCAGTGCCTCTCCCATGCAGGTCCTCGCTGCCCCAGCGCCCCTCAGCGCTGCAGGACAGGGGCCCACGTGGCAATCATCTCTGGCTCCTAGTAGGAGCAGTGGGCTGGTAGGAGGGACCCCCGGGGCGGGGGTCTTCTGTGCTGTACAAACCACAGGCCCCGGGGCCCTGAGAAGGACACCGGCTCTGGTCCAGCCCGAGCCGCAGGCCATCCGCTCTCCTCCGCGGGCACAGGCACTCTGGGGCCTCTCTGTTGGGTTCTTAAGGAGTGTCCGGGGTGGGGACAGACCCGGAGGCCTCGCACAGTCCTGTGGGCAGGGCCCCTAGCCTGGGCACTGTGCACGTGACCATCTTTTCCCGGGCCCACATGAGTTGTCTGACAGCTGACGCGCTCTGGGCTGTGACTTGCAAACCAGACACCCTGTCGGAGACTTCCTGTGTGCTCCGCAGGATGAGGGTCTCCAGGAAGC
This region of Bos indicus isolate NIAB-ARS_2022 breed Sahiwal x Tharparkar chromosome 22, NIAB-ARS_B.indTharparkar_mat_pri_1.0, whole genome shotgun sequence genomic DNA includes:
- the RAB43 gene encoding ras-related protein Rab-43 isoform X2, which produces MAGPGPGDPDEQYDFLFKLVLVGDASVGKTCVVQRFKTGTFSERQGSTIGVDFTMKTLEIQGQRVKIWDTAGQERFRTITQSYYRSANGAILAYDITKRSSFLSVPHWIEDVRKYAGSNIVQLLIGNKSDLGQLREVPLAEAQGLAEHYDILCAIETSAKDSSNVEEAFVRVATELVVRHGGPRLSEKGADHIQLDSKDVAESWGCGC
- the RAB43 gene encoding ras-related protein Rab-43 isoform X1, coding for MAGPGPGDPDEQYDFLFKLVLVGDASVGKTCVVQRFKTGTFSERQGSTIGVDFTMKTLEIQGQRVKLQIWDTAGQERFRTITQSYYRSANGAILAYDITKRSSFLSVPHWIEDVRKYAGSNIVQLLIGNKSDLGQLREVPLAEAQGLAEHYDILCAIETSAKDSSNVEEAFVRVATELVVRHGGPRLSEKGADHIQLDSKDVAESWGCGC